A genomic stretch from Planktothrix sp. FACHB-1365 includes:
- a CDS encoding amino acid adenylation domain-containing protein: protein MTTFNYPENTTSNPEQQLAGDRLLTDAERHKILHEWNNTTTEYPRDKCIHQLFEEQVERTPDAVAVVFEGEQLTYRELNARANQLAHYLQALGVGPEVLVGICVERSFEMIVGLLGVLKAGGAYVPLDPAYPLERLGFILEDSSVPVLLTQSKLVEELPSHSARVVYFDKDWEEIAFHSQENLSSSVTPDNLAYVIYTSGSTGKPKGVLLAHRGLCNLATAQIQLFDVQPDSRILQFASFSFDASVWEIVMALVPGATLVLALQDSLLPGRALFELLREQKITHANLVPSALATLPDEELPALQNIVVGGESCLPSLVKRWADGRRFFNLYGPTESTVCATIAQCTKGMGVLPIGRPIANTKIYILDTENQPVSVGVPGELHIGGIGLARGYLNHPDLTEQKFIPNPFSNESGSRLYKTGDLARYLPDGNIEFLGRIDNQVKIRGFRIELGEVEAAIAQHPAIRETVVIVRENATNDKQLVAYIAPYQQPAPEISDLRHFLKQQLPDYMIPSAFVVLEALPLTPNGKVDRKSLPLPDINSLIQKADFVAPETPTEKLVASIWVKVLGVEKVGINDNFFELGGHSLLATQLIAQVKENFLVEVPLSKFFEAPTVACLSSYIEAISWAKESIETSNITINNVEEVEF, encoded by the coding sequence ATGACTACTTTTAATTATCCAGAAAATACCACATCCAATCCAGAACAGCAGCTTGCAGGCGATAGACTTTTGACAGATGCTGAACGGCATAAAATATTACACGAGTGGAATAACACCACAACCGAGTATCCCCGCGATAAATGTATCCACCAGCTATTTGAGGAACAGGTAGAACGGACACCAGACGCTGTGGCGGTGGTGTTTGAAGGCGAGCAACTGACGTATCGAGAATTGAACGCAAGGGCAAACCAACTGGCACATTACCTGCAAGCGTTGGGCGTTGGGCCAGAAGTTTTGGTAGGAATTTGTGTAGAACGGTCGTTTGAGATGATAGTGGGACTGTTGGGTGTCCTCAAAGCTGGTGGTGCTTATGTCCCTCTCGATCCTGCTTATCCCTTGGAACGGCTGGGCTTCATACTGGAAGATTCTTCTGTACCAGTGCTGCTCACTCAGTCGAAGCTAGTCGAGGAACTTCCCTCACATTCTGCGCGTGTTGTCTACTTTGACAAAGATTGGGAAGAAATTGCTTTTCATAGTCAGGAGAACCTTAGCAGCAGCGTAACGCCTGATAACCTAGCTTATGTTATCTACACATCAGGGTCTACTGGAAAACCCAAAGGTGTCTTATTGGCACACAGAGGACTTTGCAACTTAGCGACAGCACAGATTCAGCTATTCGATGTACAGCCAGACAGTCGCATTCTTCAGTTCGCCTCTTTTAGCTTTGATGCCTCTGTGTGGGAGATTGTCATGGCTTTAGTACCGGGAGCGACGCTAGTGTTGGCTTTGCAGGACTCCTTACTACCAGGACGGGCTTTGTTCGAGCTACTGCGCGAGCAAAAGATTACTCATGCTAACTTGGTGCCATCTGCGCTTGCGACACTCCCTGATGAGGAGTTGCCAGCTTTACAGAATATTGTCGTAGGGGGAGAGTCGTGTCTTCCTTCTTTGGTCAAGCGATGGGCAGATGGACGGCGTTTCTTCAATCTCTACGGCCCAACTGAATCCACTGTCTGCGCTACCATTGCACAATGCACAAAAGGCATGGGAGTGCTACCCATCGGTCGTCCGATCGCTAACACCAAAATTTATATTCTAGACACGGAAAACCAACCCGTATCTGTTGGAGTGCCAGGAGAACTCCATATCGGTGGTATAGGATTAGCACGAGGCTACCTTAACCATCCCGATTTAACCGAGCAAAAGTTCATTCCTAATCCCTTTAGCAATGAATCGGGTTCTCGACTCTACAAAACTGGCGACTTAGCTCGTTATCTTCCAGATGGTAACATCGAATTTCTTGGTCGCATTGACAACCAAGTAAAAATTCGCGGCTTCCGTATCGAACTGGGCGAGGTTGAGGCAGCGATCGCGCAACATCCAGCTATCAGAGAAACTGTAGTTATAGTCAGAGAAAACGCTACAAACGACAAGCAATTAGTCGCCTATATTGCCCCATATCAGCAGCCAGCACCCGAAATCAGTGACTTGCGCCATTTCCTTAAACAACAATTACCTGATTACATGATACCGAGTGCTTTTGTGGTGCTGGAAGCTCTACCCCTGACACCTAATGGTAAAGTAGACCGCAAATCATTGCCACTACCAGATATCAATAGTTTAATTCAAAAAGCAGATTTTGTAGCTCCTGAGACTCCTACAGAAAAATTGGTAGCATCCATTTGGGTTAAGGTCTTGGGAGTAGAAAAAGTGGGAATAAATGATAACTTCTTTGAATTAGGAGGGCATTCTTTACTAGCCACTCAACTAATCGCACAAGTGAAGGAGAATTTTTTGGTCGAGGTTCCATTATCTAAATTTTTTGAAGCTCCAACTGTAGCCTGCCTTTCCAGCTACATTGAAGCAATTTCTTGGGCCAAAGAAAGTATAGAAACTAGCAATATCACCATCAATAACGTAGAGGAAGTGGAATTTTAA
- a CDS encoding jacalin-like lectin, with translation MNALTFRPKSIYFDKVQDLLDWKPGSQPFDAFNTALVPLRPRPARTNEPLLMHCNDFKGGYVEDADLYPQGSDNADTYNFSYWQYVDSFCYFSHHRITVPTIWWSNCAHLNGVPVIGTVIFESGSENDLTLMFSKSQGQPDQAIAQLAAIAEYYGFDGWFFNIEISLTPEVPCTDVTDFLGKLKAKTALVIWYDSVISGSGTVSYQNCLNSHNNDFFLASNGIFTNYWWDDRGREIQTSVDTAKGDSRSPYEVYTGVDVWGRNTFYKPGNDSCRAVGIAVNKGTSVGLFAPGWTFEEGSGGKEHHKNFEARDKKFWIGEGAGHEKNSENCIAQHIPERPVPAALPFYTNFDRGRGHKFTVRGKEVSTRKLRDPEGKEDWSNLSLQGLQPTYRFWTIEGNDQVFEIDFTQEKSYDGGASLKIEGKSASHQDSVTYALFDFSTKIEKPFRVNAVFQPLSSETAFPSVNLKLVFSDGTSFATNSTPQQENGWYYLSEIVNESYVGKTLTQLCIVIGPSFDGKQPGESYGVFIGAISIWSGTEAEEPSSVQELQGWVLTDNTQPNQKQLYLAWHPQGTARFYDIWQIGNQGERHWLIRVCANAAWIENVVPINGSDNVTLGVQPISYGFVEQPLEKMATITIAMSGSTFDDTGMAKLCGYPISKMKISSGEVLDAIQVTNGSFLMPQHGGNGGNESEVVLDKGDPIVEVSGYTGTWFGWNCILQLTIKTREKKTFGPFGTLKNATSKTSFSYTAKQDEQVLAFSGSTVNVPLADGNRTDIIASLNVSFIKTK, from the coding sequence ATGAACGCACTTACTTTTCGCCCTAAATCTATATATTTCGATAAAGTTCAAGATCTTCTTGACTGGAAACCTGGTTCGCAGCCGTTCGATGCGTTCAATACGGCACTGGTGCCCTTGCGTCCCCGACCAGCCCGGACTAACGAACCACTTCTGATGCATTGTAACGATTTCAAAGGTGGTTATGTGGAGGATGCTGACCTCTACCCGCAGGGTAGCGATAACGCTGATACTTACAACTTCTCTTACTGGCAGTATGTAGATAGCTTCTGCTATTTTTCACATCATCGTATTACAGTCCCCACGATTTGGTGGAGTAACTGTGCCCATCTAAATGGTGTGCCAGTCATTGGTACAGTAATATTTGAAAGTGGCAGTGAGAACGACCTCACCCTGATGTTCAGTAAATCGCAAGGTCAGCCCGATCAAGCCATTGCTCAACTTGCCGCTATTGCTGAATACTACGGTTTTGATGGGTGGTTCTTCAATATTGAGATATCTCTGACCCCCGAAGTCCCTTGTACCGATGTCACCGATTTTCTGGGAAAACTCAAGGCCAAGACCGCACTGGTAATTTGGTACGATTCCGTGATTTCGGGAAGTGGTACAGTTAGTTATCAGAATTGCCTTAACAGCCATAACAATGATTTCTTCTTAGCCAGTAATGGAATTTTCACTAACTACTGGTGGGATGATCGGGGCCGCGAAATTCAGACCTCGGTGGACACAGCTAAGGGAGATAGCCGCTCTCCTTACGAAGTCTACACTGGCGTAGACGTATGGGGGCGCAATACTTTCTATAAGCCAGGGAATGACTCCTGTAGAGCAGTGGGCATTGCCGTAAACAAGGGAACATCTGTTGGTCTGTTTGCACCAGGCTGGACTTTTGAAGAAGGATCGGGTGGAAAAGAACACCATAAGAATTTTGAAGCGCGAGATAAAAAATTCTGGATAGGGGAAGGTGCAGGGCATGAGAAAAATAGCGAAAATTGTATTGCCCAGCATATTCCCGAGCGCCCAGTCCCAGCTGCATTACCTTTCTACACCAATTTTGATCGCGGTCGTGGCCACAAGTTTACGGTTCGCGGTAAAGAGGTATCTACTCGAAAGTTGAGAGATCCAGAGGGAAAAGAAGATTGGAGCAATCTCAGCTTACAGGGACTTCAGCCTACATATCGGTTCTGGACTATTGAAGGGAACGATCAGGTGTTTGAAATCGATTTCACCCAAGAGAAATCCTACGATGGTGGAGCCTCACTAAAGATAGAAGGTAAATCGGCTAGTCATCAGGATAGTGTTACCTATGCTTTATTTGATTTCTCCACCAAAATTGAAAAACCTTTCCGAGTTAATGCAGTATTCCAACCTTTGAGTAGCGAGACTGCATTCCCTAGTGTCAACTTGAAACTGGTGTTTAGTGACGGCACGAGCTTTGCGACCAACTCAACACCTCAACAAGAAAACGGGTGGTATTATCTTTCCGAGATTGTTAATGAAAGCTATGTCGGTAAAACCCTAACTCAACTTTGTATAGTCATTGGCCCTTCGTTTGATGGAAAACAACCAGGGGAAAGTTACGGCGTATTCATAGGTGCTATTTCTATCTGGAGCGGAACCGAAGCTGAAGAGCCTAGTTCGGTACAGGAACTGCAAGGCTGGGTATTGACCGACAATACCCAGCCCAACCAGAAACAACTGTATCTGGCTTGGCATCCCCAGGGAACAGCACGCTTCTATGACATCTGGCAAATAGGCAATCAAGGGGAAAGACATTGGTTGATTCGCGTTTGTGCCAATGCTGCCTGGATTGAGAACGTCGTACCTATAAACGGATCGGACAACGTAACTCTGGGAGTGCAGCCAATAAGCTACGGCTTTGTCGAACAACCCCTAGAAAAAATGGCAACTATCACGATTGCTATGAGTGGTTCCACTTTTGACGATACGGGTATGGCAAAACTATGTGGGTATCCAATCTCAAAAATGAAAATAAGTTCTGGTGAGGTCTTGGATGCTATTCAGGTTACAAATGGTTCTTTCCTAATGCCGCAGCACGGTGGAAATGGGGGTAATGAAAGCGAAGTTGTGCTAGATAAAGGCGATCCTATTGTGGAAGTTTCTGGTTATACAGGAACATGGTTTGGTTGGAATTGTATACTCCAACTCACGATTAAAACCCGTGAGAAAAAAACTTTTGGTCCTTTTGGAACTCTGAAAAATGCCACATCGAAAACGTCGTTTTCTTATACCGCTAAACAAGATGAACAAGTGCTTGCGTTCTCCGGCTCAACCGTAAATGTTCCCCTTGCCGATGGTAATAGAACTGACATTATCGCTAGTCTTAATGTTAGCTTCATAAAAACAAAATAA
- a CDS encoding 2-isopropylmalate synthase, translated as MPTLPLIISDETLRDGEQQAGLFFPYETKKTLANLISQTGVHQIALMPAVHETEEHLLKTLIAEGNGSIMTASTMVGKQFIDLAKACGVERIILFYAVSDRLLLLRDTEIRNLITLPEEIKDNNLPNELVRRVRENMINKLLENLCYATSPEIGLKVEFAAEDASRADFNFLVECIRSFQPYIEHFVLCDTMGILTPEKTYIWVRDLLELTNNAALGVHFHNDLGMALENTLQAVIAGASMISGTFLGIGERAGNIPLEQVLNGLRWRFGIEVEGINYQALSQVTNYLDSLGVRPAPPYSQAALRHESGIHVNGFLRDPDSYHIFPHALPEIWFGKCSGASNFQYLFEKQLNQPLSPQEYNRMRDKIKFFSIQEQRCFSPEEIISLFQQGFFND; from the coding sequence ATGCCAACACTTCCCTTAATCATTTCTGACGAAACTCTCCGAGATGGCGAACAGCAAGCAGGGCTTTTCTTCCCTTACGAAACTAAGAAAACTTTAGCTAACCTCATCAGCCAAACCGGAGTCCACCAAATAGCTTTAATGCCAGCCGTTCACGAAACGGAAGAACATTTACTAAAAACATTGATAGCAGAAGGTAATGGGAGCATTATGACAGCTTCCACAATGGTTGGTAAACAATTTATCGACCTCGCAAAAGCTTGCGGAGTAGAACGAATAATTCTTTTCTATGCTGTTTCAGACCGTCTTTTACTTTTAAGAGATACAGAAATCCGCAATTTAATAACGCTTCCAGAAGAAATAAAAGATAACAATCTCCCTAATGAACTTGTCCGCCGCGTCCGCGAGAATATGATTAACAAACTTTTGGAAAACCTATGCTACGCGACAAGTCCAGAAATTGGTTTAAAAGTAGAGTTTGCCGCCGAAGATGCCAGCCGCGCCGACTTTAACTTTTTAGTAGAGTGCATTCGCTCATTCCAACCCTACATCGAACACTTCGTCCTCTGCGACACGATGGGTATCCTCACTCCAGAAAAAACTTATATATGGGTGCGCGACCTCTTAGAATTAACCAATAATGCAGCTTTAGGAGTGCATTTCCATAATGACTTAGGCATGGCTCTCGAAAATACCCTGCAAGCTGTCATTGCCGGAGCTTCAATGATTTCAGGTACATTTCTAGGTATCGGCGAACGGGCAGGAAATATCCCATTAGAACAAGTTTTAAATGGACTCAGATGGCGCTTTGGAATAGAAGTAGAAGGGATTAATTATCAAGCACTTTCCCAAGTAACAAACTATCTCGATTCTCTAGGAGTTCGTCCCGCTCCTCCTTACTCTCAAGCAGCCCTTCGTCACGAAAGCGGCATTCATGTAAATGGCTTTTTACGCGACCCCGACAGCTACCACATTTTTCCTCACGCTTTACCTGAAATTTGGTTTGGCAAATGCAGTGGAGCCAGCAATTTTCAATACTTGTTTGAGAAACAATTAAACCAACCTCTTTCCCCTCAAGAATATAACCGAATGCGAGATAAAATTAAATTCTTTTCCATTCAAGAGCAACGGTGTTTCTCACCAGAAGAGATAATCTCGCTATTCCAACAAGGATTTTTTAATGACTGA